Proteins encoded within one genomic window of Calonectris borealis chromosome 1, bCalBor7.hap1.2, whole genome shotgun sequence:
- the EMP1 gene encoding epithelial membrane protein 1: MLVLLAGIFVVHIATVIMLFVSTIANAWMVGSSNFGTASSSGLWLLCNKTCERLQVNSHDEASLKAVQAFMILSIIFSVIALVMFIVQLFTLEKGKRFYITGAIMLVCWMCILIGVSIYTARFTGKMPYATNSHHGYCFILAWICFCFSFIIGILYLVLRKK; encoded by the exons ATGTTGGTGCTACTGGCTGGTATCTTTGTGGTTCACATCGCCACTGTCATCATGCTCTTCGTCTCCACCATTGCCAAC GCTTGGATGGTGGGTTCTTCCAACTTTGGAACGGCCTCATCATCGGGACTCTGGCTACTGTGCAACAAGACCTGCGAGAGGCTGCAAGTCAACAGTCACGATGAGG CTTCCCTCAAAGCCGTGCAAGCCTTTATGATCCTCTCGATCATTTTCTCCGTCATCGCGCTCGTCATGTTCATTGTCCAGCTGTTCACCCTGGAGAAAGGCAAACGTTTCTACATCACTGGAGCCATCATGCTGGTTTGCT GGATGTGTATTCTGATTGGAGTCTCCATTTACACAGCTCGGTTCACAGGCAAGATGCCTTATGCCACAAATTCTCACCACGGCTACTGCTTCATATTGGCCTGGATCTGCTTTTGCTTCAGTTTCATCATCGGCATCCTCTACCTTGTTCTTAGGAAAAAATAA